The following nucleotide sequence is from Pedococcus aerophilus.
TGCGCGAGCGTGCCGAGGCACAGCGCCAGGAGGCGAAGCTCCAACGGCTGGCTCGCGAGCAGCGTGAGGAGCGCGAGCGCCAGGAGATCCGTGAGGCGCACGAACGTCGCCGGCTCGGGCCCAAGGAGGCGAACCCGTACACCCAACCGGGCGACGCGTCACAACCCTCGGCGCCGAACGACCCGACGGCCTAGCCCGTCTCGTCCCGCAGGGCCGCCAGCACCTTGGTGTCGATGCCGTCGGGGCTGAGCCGCATCTCGTAGTTGGCCTCCGACGCCCACGCCTCGAGAGCAGCGGCGACACCGCGACCGCCCGGGTCGCTGCCGCCCTCGCTGCCGTGGTCGCTGCCGGTGTCGTGGCCCAGCGAGGCCAACCGTCGACCGACCTCGTCGGCCAGCTCACCCGTGAGTGGCAGGACCTCCTCCGCCGTCCCGAACAACAGGTCGTTGATCGAGAGCAGCCGGGCCAGCTCCTGCGGCGCCTGCGGGTGGTCGTCGACGCGGACGTCGGCCAGGACCCCGCAGCCGTCGTACCCCGCCCCCGGCGACACGGCATACAGGGCTGCGCCCTGGCGACCCCGCGAGTCGCCGCCGGCCTCGTCCCCCGCGAGCAGGGCAGCGAGGAGCCGGTCGCTCAACGAACCCCCGGCCGACGCCAGCCACGCCCGCTCCATCGCCTCGACGACGTCGCGGCCGGTGAGGATGTTGCCCTGGATGGCGTACCCGCCCGTCGCCTCGCGGCCGCTGACCCCACCGGCCCAGTCCATGCACTCCGTG
It contains:
- a CDS encoding DUF1028 domain-containing protein → MTFSIAGQVGDAFGVAVASKFPFVGAVVPQARLGVGAVATQAMARVSYRSTALDALAGGGDAGAAVAACTGPDDGREHRQLGVVGVDSQATWTGTECMDWAGGVSGREATGGYAIQGNILTGRDVVEAMERAWLASAGGSLSDRLLAALLAGDEAGGDSRGRQGAALYAVSPGAGYDGCGVLADVRVDDHPQAPQELARLLSINDLLFGTAEEVLPLTGELADEVGRRLASLGHDTGSDHGSEGGSDPGGRGVAAALEAWASEANYEMRLSPDGIDTKVLAALRDETG